Part of the Rhizobium viscosum genome is shown below.
TCGATGGCGGCGCAGGCGCCGACAAGATGATCGGCGGAAGCGGCAACGACACCTACTTCATCGACAATGCCGGCGACCGTGCCGTCGAAACGGCCGATAGCGGCACCGACACGATCCAGGCCACCATCAGCGTCGATCTCCACGATCACGCCTTCGTCGAAAACCTGCGTCTCAAGGAAGGCGCCGGCGCGATCGGCGGCACCGGTAACGATATTGCCAATCTCATCACCGGCAATGCCTCGGCCAATGCGATTGCCGGCGGCGCCGGTATCGACAGCCTGTATGGCAAGGGCGGCGCTGACATTTTCTATTTCAACGAAATGGGCGCGACCAACAAGGATTCCATCTGGGATTTCGATGCCGACGACAAGGTCAGGCTCGGCTCCGCCTTCGCCGGCCTCGACAACAATCACGATGGCATTCTGGACACGGATGCCTTTATGATCGCCTCCAAATACGGCGCCACGGCCACCGCCGATCACGCGCAACTGATCTACAATGCGGCGACCGGCAACCTCTCTTACGACGCCGATGGCACCGGCGGCCAGGCAGCGCAGGACATCGTCTTCCTCGGCGCCAACAAGGCCTTCTTTGATCACGGGGATATCGTTCTGGTGTAAGGGCCGGAAGAGCGGAGTTGCCCGGCCTTTGACCTCTCATCCGGTCCCGCCGCCCGATCGGGTGTGTAAGTCCTTCTCGCCGGCCCCGTTCGTGAACGGAATCGAACTCCATGTCGACAGAGGCATGTGCGCGGCCTGACCCCAAGTGTGGTCGGATTTTTGGGTGGCCAGTCGCTGCCGGCCACAACAATCCCTTGTTTAGTCGCTCTTGGAGCGACGCCAGCCGTGGCGGGAACGGTGCGCGCGAAAAGCGAAATCAAGCATGCGATTGGATTTATCGAATGAGGGACGTATGCCGGACGGCGTCAAGATAAAGTCTGATAGCGCGGACCGACGCTCCGGCAAAGCAGCTCCGAGGTGGCCAGTGGGCGGTCCTGTGTCCATACCGCTCGGAAAGTCTTAGATACGGCTGCTCGCGTTTGCGATCGCAGCGCATGGCCTGACGTCCGAAACGTTCCTCATCCAGTTGCTTGCTACCAGTTGAACAAAAAGTGACTCGACATATGAATTGCGTCATATTAAATTGTGTGCAATTCAAAAAGGAGATCAATCGATGCACAGAATCTTGAAAACCGCATTCGTAGTCGGCGCACTGGCGGTTCTTGCCGCCCCTGCCGCCGCTGAGTCTGCAAAGCCGACGGTGGTGCTCGTGCACGGCGCTTTTGCCGATGCATCAAGCTGGAACGGGGTCATTGCCCGCCTGGAAAAGGATGGTTATCCGGTCGTCGCCGTTGCCAATCCGCTGCGCGGCGTAAAGTCGGATGGTGATTATGTCGGCCGTATCGTCGCCGGCATAAAGACCCCGGTCGTTCTCGTCGGCCATTCCTATGGCGGCGCGGTCATCAGCGAGGCTGCCGCGGAGACGAAGAATGTCGACGCGCTGGTCTATGTTGCTGCCTTTGCCCCTGACAAGGGCGAGTCCGCCGCCGACCTTTCGGGCAAGTTCCCCGGCAGTACTCTGGCGCCGACGCTTGCCGAGCCGGTGGCATTGGAAAATGGCGGAAAGGATCTGTACATCCAGCAGGACAAGTTTCATGAGCAATTTGCTGCTGACGTCCCGGCCAAGGCCGCAAAGCTGATGGCAGCAACCCAGCGTCCGATCACCGAAGCGGCCCTGACCGAGGGAGCGCCCGGTGCGGCGTGGCAGACCATTCCGTCCTGGTTCATCTACGGTGATGCAGATAAGAACATCCCCGCCAAGGCTCTCGGCTGGATGGCAGAGCGCGCCCATTCCAAGGAGACCGTCGTGGTCAAGGGTGCCTCCCACGTCGTAATGGTTTCTCATCCTGATAAGGTTGCGAAGATCATCGAAGACGCGGCTTCCGCCAAGTAACGCCAAATCTTCATCTTGTTCTTGAATGGGCTCCGTCCTCGTTGACGGAGCCCAAATGCGCTATGTGCCTTGCGAGGGCTATTGCCGAGTGGGGCCGCTTGAAGCTGGTTTTCTATGCCGCCGTGGCGCGATATTCGAACCGGGTCACATGGAAGTTTTTTTCCAGGGATGCAGCAATTTGATCGGCGCCTGGAAGGCCTCGGACAGACTTCCACCTGATCTCGTAGATCAGTTCGCGATGCCCGTCCTCGATATCCCTCAGCCCGGTGAAGATCGCCTCGGAAAGCTCAGGAGCCACGGCCTTCACGTCAGGAATTCCTGAACCGTTCTCCAGTCTGATCGCTACCGTGCCCTTCTGATCGCCTGATATCCATCGGTCCACACGCTTCATCGGCGAAAGGATCAGGACGGCAAGGACGGTAACGACGGAACCCGCAGCGATCTGCCCGCCGCCGAAACACAGGCCGATTGCCGTTATCAGCCATAAGGTCGCCGCAGTGGTGACGCCAGTTGCGATGTCGCCGCGCCGCAGGATCGCGCCTCCGCCGATGAAGCCCACGCCGGTCAGGACGCCGAGCGGGAAGCGCAAGATGTCCATCGAACCGTTTACGCTCTGGCTCGTCGCCAGGAGGATATTCGCCTGGATCATCGAAAGGCAGGCGGCGAGCCCAACGAGGATGGTCGTCCGTAATCCCGCGGCATGGCCGCCTCGTTCCCTGTCGAGGCCGATGAATGCGCCGGCGATGACCGTTGCTGCCAGACGGAGC
Proteins encoded:
- a CDS encoding alpha/beta fold hydrolase encodes the protein MHRILKTAFVVGALAVLAAPAAAESAKPTVVLVHGAFADASSWNGVIARLEKDGYPVVAVANPLRGVKSDGDYVGRIVAGIKTPVVLVGHSYGGAVISEAAAETKNVDALVYVAAFAPDKGESAADLSGKFPGSTLAPTLAEPVALENGGKDLYIQQDKFHEQFAADVPAKAAKLMAATQRPITEAALTEGAPGAAWQTIPSWFIYGDADKNIPAKALGWMAERAHSKETVVVKGASHVVMVSHPDKVAKIIEDAASAK
- a CDS encoding MgtC/SapB family protein; this encodes MDLIDLMPITPNWTDIALRLAATVIAGAFIGLDRERGGHAAGLRTTILVGLAACLSMIQANILLATSQSVNGSMDILRFPLGVLTGVGFIGGGAILRRGDIATGVTTAATLWLITAIGLCFGGGQIAAGSVVTVLAVLILSPMKRVDRWISGDQKGTVAIRLENGSGIPDVKAVAPELSEAIFTGLRDIEDGHRELIYEIRWKSVRGLPGADQIAASLEKNFHVTRFEYRATAA